From the genome of Sulfurovum sp. NBC37-1, one region includes:
- the nhaD gene encoding sodium:proton antiporter NhaD, with the protein MTEAAAAAGTAAQHLDLTTTWVGILSLIIFVVGYYFIAAEDKYHINKAKPALFAGTGIFMLIGVYFAMNGLDGHHLEKEVEALIYEIAGIFFFLMVAMTYIEAMIDRGVFSALRYNLVSKGYTYKRLFWVTGLLAFFISPVADNLTTALILSTVLITIDKENRSFLVPGAINIVVAANAGGAWSPFGDITTLMVWVDGKGAFSEFLFLFPASILGWYVTAFLLSRFVPDGQPPFNASEEKAVILEGGKQIIGLFALTIVLAVLSHQLLHLPAMWGMMFGLALLKMYVYYINQNAGPTQLNAFSWIAKIENDTLLFFFGILAAVGGLHFLGYLEYFTALYDKFGPTAVNIGVGFLSAVVDNVPVMSAVLKSDPNMGKFVQEQWMLVTLTAGVGGSLISFGSAAGVGVMGKLHGIYTFSAHMKYAWTVLVGYIVSVAVWYMQFIVLHIG; encoded by the coding sequence ATGACAGAAGCGGCAGCGGCGGCGGGAACAGCAGCACAACATTTGGACCTGACAACAACATGGGTGGGGATACTTTCACTTATTATCTTTGTAGTGGGATATTATTTCATCGCAGCGGAAGACAAATACCATATTAACAAAGCGAAACCTGCCTTGTTTGCGGGTACCGGTATTTTTATGTTGATCGGTGTCTATTTTGCGATGAACGGACTGGATGGGCACCATCTTGAGAAAGAAGTGGAGGCACTGATCTATGAGATTGCAGGTATCTTCTTCTTCCTGATGGTGGCAATGACCTATATTGAAGCGATGATCGACCGTGGTGTCTTCTCCGCGCTTCGATACAACCTGGTCTCAAAAGGATACACCTATAAAAGGCTTTTTTGGGTGACCGGTTTGCTTGCTTTTTTCATTTCCCCTGTGGCGGACAACCTTACGACTGCACTGATCCTATCTACAGTACTGATCACGATCGATAAGGAGAACAGATCTTTCCTTGTGCCGGGTGCTATTAATATCGTTGTTGCAGCCAATGCCGGAGGAGCCTGGTCGCCGTTTGGAGATATTACGACACTGATGGTATGGGTAGACGGGAAAGGTGCCTTCTCCGAGTTCCTTTTCCTTTTCCCCGCGTCAATCCTGGGCTGGTATGTGACCGCTTTCCTCCTGAGCCGTTTCGTTCCGGACGGACAGCCTCCTTTCAATGCGAGTGAAGAAAAAGCTGTCATCCTGGAAGGCGGTAAGCAGATCATCGGACTGTTTGCTCTGACAATCGTTCTTGCAGTGCTCTCTCATCAGCTGTTGCATTTGCCTGCGATGTGGGGTATGATGTTTGGTCTTGCTCTTTTAAAGATGTATGTTTACTATATTAACCAGAATGCCGGGCCGACCCAGCTGAATGCCTTCTCATGGATCGCAAAGATCGAGAATGATACGCTGCTTTTCTTCTTCGGTATCCTTGCCGCGGTTGGCGGACTGCATTTCCTGGGATACCTTGAGTACTTTACTGCACTTTACGACAAATTCGGTCCGACAGCAGTCAATATAGGTGTCGGTTTCCTCTCCGCCGTTGTCGATAACGTACCGGTCATGTCCGCAGTACTCAAGTCTGATCCGAATATGGGTAAATTCGTACAGGAACAGTGGATGCTGGTTACGCTGACGGCAGGAGTAGGAGGGTCACTGATTTCCTTCGGTTCTGCTGCCGGCGTCGGTGTCATGGGAAAACTGCACGGTATCTATACGTTCTCTGCCCATATGAAATATGCCTGGACGGTACTGGTCGGCTATATTGTTTCCGTAGCCGTATGGTATATGCAGTTCATTGTGCTGCATATCGGATAA
- a CDS encoding cation diffusion facilitator family transporter: MSTLMSPQKRATVVSTSVATLLLVVKLAIGIASGSVAVLASAIDSLLDMAVSMFNFFAIKKSEEDPDDLYQYGKGKIQAIASVIEGTVITISGIYIIYVAIEKLIQGNPTKLLTPSIMAMLFSIVVTYLLVRYLINIAEKTNNLVIKADALHYKTDLWSNAAVLVALGLVALTGLDEIDAIFGLGIGLYIIYSAYEIIVEGIEILLDKSLDGDMVAKIGEIISNHPEVTSYHWLKTRTDGTTNFVEFHMVLRPNMLLLEAHRIADEVEEKIMKLDDKRRWLITPHFDPYDDEDINVAMLHGKPLVDLEKVSQ, translated from the coding sequence TTGAGTACACTCATGTCACCACAAAAAAGAGCAACCGTTGTATCGACATCTGTTGCCACACTGTTGCTTGTTGTAAAACTCGCTATCGGGATCGCCAGCGGCTCGGTTGCCGTACTCGCTTCTGCGATCGATTCGCTCTTGGATATGGCAGTTTCCATGTTCAACTTTTTTGCCATCAAGAAATCAGAAGAGGACCCGGATGATCTTTACCAATATGGAAAAGGAAAGATACAGGCGATCGCTTCGGTTATTGAGGGTACGGTCATTACGATATCGGGAATATATATTATATATGTGGCGATTGAAAAACTGATCCAGGGAAATCCTACAAAATTGCTGACCCCTTCCATTATGGCAATGCTCTTCTCTATTGTGGTCACCTATCTTCTGGTACGCTATCTGATCAATATTGCCGAAAAGACGAACAATCTTGTCATCAAAGCAGATGCCCTGCATTACAAAACAGACCTTTGGAGCAATGCTGCGGTTCTTGTAGCATTGGGGCTGGTCGCTCTGACGGGACTGGATGAGATAGATGCAATCTTCGGTCTCGGGATCGGTCTCTATATCATCTATTCAGCTTATGAGATCATTGTTGAAGGGATTGAAATACTGCTTGACAAATCGCTCGATGGAGATATGGTCGCCAAGATCGGAGAGATCATTTCCAATCATCCCGAAGTGACGAGTTACCACTGGCTCAAGACGCGGACGGACGGAACGACAAACTTTGTGGAGTTCCATATGGTCCTGCGTCCTAATATGCTGTTGCTTGAAGCACATCGTATTGCCGATGAGGTTGAAGAGAAGATCATGAAGCTCGATGATAAAAGACGCTGGCTGATCACGCCACACTTTGATCCCTATGATGATGAAGATATCAATGTAGCTATGCTGCACGGAAAACCTTTGGTCGATCTGGAAAAAGTCAGTCAGTGA
- the nadB gene encoding L-aspartate oxidase — translation MQKYDVLIIGAGIAGLYAAMQLPKSKKVLVVCKDIPWECNTFYAQGGMATALNEEDVPLHVSDTMAAGAYHNVKEAVEILSRTSLETTPDIIAKGMEFDRAEDGHILYTKEAAHSVPRIIHAGGDATGRYMHYFMMVQNRHQLQKNTLVYDLLIENGRCYGVKATVNYEPTTIYADDVIIASGGVGSLYAYNTNSRTVSADIHGICVEKGIELSDMEFMQFHPTVFVDTPYARKLLLTEALRGEGAHVVDEDGERFLFEYDERGELASRDIVARGIFKHKRNTGKQAYLDFSMFEEKWFEQRFPNITRTFAALGYHFPKDRVPISPAFHYANGGIKCDVNGCIPGMEGLYVIGEAACTGVHGANRLASNSLLEGVVFAKRAVDHLLDRGHQQIKTPEFEKDYGNILHKENDKSYKQRLRQVMWEDIGIIRTTKGLHEAKNLIYDMKNHEIGRLLQLRLNTASAIVEAALARTESLGSHYMEAD, via the coding sequence GTGCAAAAGTATGATGTATTGATCATCGGTGCGGGAATTGCGGGCCTGTATGCAGCCATGCAGCTGCCTAAAAGTAAAAAAGTACTGGTAGTCTGTAAGGATATTCCCTGGGAGTGTAATACCTTTTATGCCCAGGGAGGGATGGCTACGGCCCTGAATGAGGAAGATGTACCGCTGCATGTTTCAGACACCATGGCTGCCGGTGCCTACCACAATGTGAAAGAAGCCGTTGAAATCCTTTCCAGAACTTCTCTGGAGACCACACCTGACATCATTGCAAAAGGTATGGAATTCGACCGTGCGGAGGATGGGCATATCCTCTACACCAAAGAGGCAGCCCATTCGGTTCCGCGTATCATTCATGCCGGAGGGGATGCCACGGGACGCTATATGCATTACTTTATGATGGTGCAGAACAGACACCAGTTACAGAAAAATACACTGGTGTACGATCTGCTCATTGAGAACGGCAGATGTTACGGTGTCAAAGCGACGGTCAATTATGAACCCACGACCATTTACGCGGATGATGTGATCATCGCCTCAGGCGGTGTCGGGTCACTCTATGCCTACAATACCAACTCAAGGACCGTCTCAGCCGATATTCACGGTATCTGCGTTGAAAAAGGGATCGAACTGAGCGATATGGAATTCATGCAGTTCCACCCGACGGTTTTTGTCGATACCCCTTATGCAAGAAAGCTTTTGTTGACCGAAGCGCTTAGAGGCGAAGGGGCTCATGTGGTCGATGAGGATGGCGAACGTTTCCTCTTTGAGTATGACGAACGCGGTGAACTGGCCAGCCGGGATATCGTAGCGCGTGGCATTTTCAAACACAAACGCAATACGGGTAAGCAGGCCTATCTTGACTTCTCAATGTTTGAGGAGAAGTGGTTCGAACAACGCTTTCCGAACATTACCCGTACCTTTGCGGCGCTGGGGTACCATTTCCCCAAGGACAGAGTACCAATATCTCCCGCATTCCACTATGCCAACGGAGGGATAAAGTGTGATGTGAACGGCTGTATTCCCGGTATGGAAGGCCTCTATGTCATCGGGGAAGCAGCATGTACCGGTGTGCATGGTGCGAACCGTCTTGCCTCGAATTCTCTGCTTGAAGGAGTGGTCTTTGCCAAGCGTGCTGTTGATCATCTTCTAGACAGGGGACATCAGCAGATCAAAACACCTGAATTTGAGAAAGATTACGGTAATATTCTGCACAAAGAAAACGATAAGTCCTATAAACAGAGACTGCGTCAGGTGATGTGGGAGGATATAGGGATTATCAGGACGACCAAAGGGCTTCATGAAGCGAAAAACCTGATCTATGATATGAAAAACCATGAGATCGGGCGGCTGCTTCAGCTGCGTCTCAATACGGCTTCGGCGATCGTTGAGGCGGCATTGGCACGCACAGAATCCCTGGGATCACACTATATGGAAGCAGATTAG
- the htpG gene encoding molecular chaperone HtpG, with product MAKHQFQTEIGQLLKLMTHSLYSNKEIFIRELISNASDALDKFNYLSLTDEKFKEENWSGKISIKLDKDDNSLTIGDNGIGMNEEDLMDNLGTIAKSGTKAFMENLTGDAKKDSNLIGQFGVGFYSVFMVAEKVDVISKKAGEEQAYMFSTDGTGEYEVKPVTKDEHGTVIYIKLKEDEKEFLDKWRVQEVVKKYSNHIAYPIILNYTEEETTGEGDEKETKTVQKSEQINEATALWTLPKSELKEEDYIEFYKTISHGDDEPLTYLHNKVEGANEFTTLFYIPKKAPMDLYRADYQPGVKLYVKRVFITDDDKELLPPYLRFVRGIIDSEDLPLNVSRELLQENRILANIKQNSVKKILGAIKKLDSEKMEIFTEQYNRVIKEGIYTDHTNKETLLGIVRYKSSSEEGMVSLDDYISRGDSEKKEIYYIVGADEKVLRNSPLLEAYKKANIEVLIMDDEEVDSIVAPMIGSYKEWTFKDITTIDAPDSKTEEEKEEISKEFKPLTDKIKEVLGDEVKEVKISTRLTESPSCVLKDASDPMAGMAAMFAQMGQEMPEIPLILEINPEHEMIKKLDKVEDESLFNDLSWILLDSAKLSEGLEPKDKGAFAHRVASLATKAL from the coding sequence ATGGCAAAACATCAGTTTCAAACAGAAATAGGACAGCTTTTAAAGCTAATGACCCACTCGCTCTATTCGAACAAAGAGATTTTTATAAGAGAATTGATTTCAAACGCAAGCGATGCGTTGGACAAATTCAATTATCTTTCTCTGACGGATGAAAAGTTCAAAGAGGAGAACTGGAGCGGCAAAATCTCCATCAAACTTGACAAAGACGACAATTCACTGACGATCGGTGACAATGGTATTGGAATGAATGAAGAAGATCTGATGGACAACCTCGGTACCATCGCCAAATCAGGTACGAAAGCATTTATGGAAAATTTGACGGGTGATGCGAAAAAAGATTCCAATCTTATCGGACAGTTTGGAGTAGGATTCTACTCGGTATTCATGGTAGCTGAAAAAGTGGATGTCATCTCCAAGAAAGCCGGAGAGGAACAGGCCTATATGTTCTCTACAGACGGTACAGGTGAATATGAGGTCAAGCCGGTCACGAAAGATGAACACGGAACGGTCATTTACATCAAACTCAAAGAAGATGAAAAAGAGTTCCTTGACAAGTGGAGAGTACAGGAAGTTGTCAAGAAGTACTCCAATCATATTGCTTATCCGATCATACTGAACTATACGGAAGAGGAAACGACAGGCGAAGGGGATGAAAAAGAGACCAAAACGGTTCAAAAATCTGAACAGATCAATGAGGCAACGGCACTTTGGACACTTCCGAAGTCGGAACTGAAAGAGGAAGACTACATCGAGTTCTACAAAACCATTTCCCATGGCGATGATGAACCTCTGACTTATCTGCATAACAAAGTAGAGGGTGCCAATGAATTTACGACACTCTTTTATATTCCAAAAAAGGCACCGATGGATCTTTACAGAGCAGACTATCAGCCGGGTGTAAAGCTTTATGTGAAGCGTGTTTTCATTACCGATGATGATAAAGAGCTTCTGCCGCCTTATCTGAGATTTGTCAGAGGTATCATTGACTCCGAAGACCTTCCTCTGAATGTGTCGCGTGAGCTGCTTCAGGAGAACAGGATCCTTGCCAATATCAAGCAGAATTCCGTAAAGAAGATCCTTGGAGCGATCAAAAAACTGGACAGTGAAAAGATGGAAATCTTTACCGAGCAGTACAACAGGGTGATCAAAGAGGGTATCTACACCGACCATACCAACAAAGAGACACTGCTTGGGATCGTCAGATACAAGAGTTCGAGCGAAGAGGGAATGGTCTCTCTTGATGATTACATCTCACGCGGGGATTCCGAGAAGAAAGAGATCTACTATATCGTGGGTGCTGATGAAAAGGTATTGAGAAATTCTCCGCTGCTCGAAGCCTATAAAAAGGCGAATATTGAAGTACTCATCATGGATGATGAAGAGGTAGACAGTATTGTTGCACCGATGATCGGCTCTTACAAAGAGTGGACCTTCAAAGATATTACGACCATCGATGCACCTGACAGCAAGACCGAAGAGGAAAAAGAGGAGATCAGTAAAGAATTCAAACCTCTGACCGATAAGATCAAAGAAGTGCTGGGCGACGAGGTTAAAGAGGTGAAAATCTCAACACGTCTAACGGAAAGTCCTTCCTGTGTACTCAAGGATGCTTCCGATCCGATGGCGGGTATGGCAGCGATGTTCGCACAGATGGGACAGGAGATGCCTGAGATACCGCTAATCCTTGAGATCAATCCTGAGCATGAGATGATCAAAAAACTCGATAAAGTGGAAGATGAATCTCTTTTCAATGACCTTTCATGGATTCTGCTAGACTCTGCAAAACTCTCTGAAGGTCTGGAGCCAAAAGACAAAGGTGCCTTTGCGCATAGAGTAGCAAGTCTGGCTACCAAAGCACTCTAA
- a CDS encoding uroporphyrinogen-III synthase produces MSAQKEIYLLSPTPRTDTISLPMIQFSTVADSIDFDSCDTLMFTSKQAVVTADNVDKKWKNYPCIAIGAATKKQIEALGGEVIYHPDSYYGETLSQDIIRHFSQRKILYLRPREVSFDSKAFLKKAGIDLQEQIIYETGCISYSSKEKPVQNAIIIFTSPSTIHCFMKNFDWDESYTAVVIGRATKVHLPEDANYVVAEEPLISSCIEKAKSL; encoded by the coding sequence ATGTCTGCGCAAAAAGAAATCTATCTTCTGTCCCCGACACCCAGAACAGATACCATTTCTCTGCCGATGATCCAGTTTTCTACGGTAGCGGACAGTATAGATTTTGACAGTTGCGATACACTGATGTTCACTTCCAAACAGGCGGTTGTTACGGCTGACAATGTCGATAAAAAGTGGAAAAATTACCCCTGTATCGCCATTGGTGCGGCAACAAAGAAACAGATTGAAGCCCTTGGAGGAGAGGTGATATATCATCCGGATTCCTATTACGGAGAAACACTCAGCCAGGATATTATCAGACATTTTTCCCAAAGAAAGATCCTTTACCTTCGTCCCAGGGAAGTTTCTTTTGATTCCAAAGCGTTTCTGAAAAAAGCGGGGATCGATCTGCAGGAGCAGATCATTTATGAGACGGGATGTATCTCTTACTCATCCAAAGAAAAACCTGTGCAAAATGCCATTATTATTTTTACTTCTCCCTCTACAATCCACTGTTTTATGAAAAACTTTGACTGGGATGAAAGTTATACTGCCGTGGTCATAGGGAGGGCGACAAAAGTACACCTGCCCGAGGATGCCAATTATGTCGTGGCGGAGGAACCTCTGATCTCCTCCTGTATTGAAAAAGCGAAATCACTTTAA
- a CDS encoding SixA phosphatase family protein, with translation MKKLYLIRHAKSDWSDLSKNDFDRGLNKRGKRSIPIMAKALREKGIIPDLILSSSAKRAKKTAKGLSKALHYEGKIFFNEGLYFTEPEEMIEMVRNVDDRYQSLFLIGHNPEMTELANILTEVYIDNTPTLGIVAISFDIQKWNDIGRGKGKMEAFIFPKMFSW, from the coding sequence ATGAAAAAACTATATTTGATAAGACATGCAAAATCGGACTGGAGCGACCTGAGCAAAAATGACTTTGACCGCGGGCTCAACAAAAGAGGCAAACGCTCCATTCCTATAATGGCCAAAGCACTGCGGGAAAAAGGAATCATACCTGACCTCATACTCTCGTCATCGGCAAAACGGGCAAAGAAAACGGCAAAAGGATTGTCAAAAGCACTGCACTATGAAGGAAAGATTTTTTTCAATGAAGGACTCTATTTCACTGAACCCGAAGAGATGATCGAAATGGTCCGAAATGTGGATGACCGTTACCAGAGTCTTTTTTTGATAGGCCACAATCCGGAGATGACGGAACTGGCCAACATATTGACAGAAGTCTATATAGACAATACCCCTACACTGGGAATCGTTGCTATCTCTTTTGATATTCAAAAATGGAATGATATTGGGAGAGGAAAAGGGAAGATGGAAGCATTCATCTTCCCCAAGATGTTCTCATGGTGA
- the purD gene encoding phosphoribosylamine--glycine ligase produces the protein MNVLIIGSGGREYSIGLALQKDENVEKIYFAPGNGATNELGENLDISDFNALADFVEANGVNLTIVGPEAPLVEGIVDVFQARGLTIFGPTAKAAQLEGSKIFMKNFLARHNVPTARYIETNLLEEAYKFINTLEAPIVVKADGLCGGKGVIIAQSRDEAKKAAGEMLSGNSFGEAGTSIVVEEFLDGYELSVFAICDGKDYVVLPAAQDHKRLLNNDEGPNTGGMGAYAPTPLVNDEIYAKLDERVIKPTLKGMEEEGMPFTGVLFIGVMVVKGEPIILEYNVRFGDPECEELMPLLKSPASELFYKAAVGDLKSAKIEFYDKYAVGVVMASKDYPYKSSEPAEIIVDDIHHPDLEGNAHISYAGVSRGEDGKLYATGGRVLVCVGVGDSIAEAQKRAYMLVGQVHFAGKQCRTDIAYQAL, from the coding sequence ATGAATGTATTGATCATAGGTTCTGGAGGTAGGGAATACTCTATCGGTCTGGCACTTCAAAAAGATGAGAATGTAGAGAAGATCTATTTTGCCCCTGGCAACGGTGCAACGAATGAGCTGGGTGAGAATCTTGATATCAGCGATTTCAATGCCCTGGCGGATTTTGTGGAAGCCAACGGTGTCAATCTGACGATCGTGGGGCCTGAAGCACCTTTAGTCGAGGGGATCGTCGATGTATTCCAAGCCAGAGGCCTGACGATATTCGGTCCTACGGCAAAGGCGGCGCAGCTCGAAGGTTCCAAGATCTTCATGAAGAACTTCCTTGCAAGACATAATGTACCTACGGCAAGATATATTGAAACGAACCTGCTTGAAGAAGCATACAAGTTCATTAATACGCTTGAAGCGCCTATCGTAGTTAAAGCGGATGGACTTTGTGGCGGTAAAGGGGTGATCATCGCACAAAGCCGTGATGAAGCGAAAAAAGCGGCAGGAGAAATGCTTTCGGGGAACTCTTTCGGCGAAGCGGGAACTTCCATCGTGGTAGAAGAGTTCCTTGACGGGTATGAACTCTCTGTCTTTGCAATCTGTGATGGGAAGGATTATGTGGTACTGCCTGCGGCACAGGACCATAAAAGACTGCTGAACAATGATGAAGGCCCCAATACCGGCGGTATGGGAGCCTATGCACCGACACCGCTGGTCAATGACGAGATCTATGCCAAACTGGATGAGCGGGTCATCAAGCCGACGCTCAAAGGGATGGAAGAAGAGGGGATGCCGTTCACGGGTGTACTTTTTATCGGTGTGATGGTGGTTAAAGGCGAGCCGATCATTCTTGAGTACAATGTACGTTTCGGTGATCCTGAATGTGAAGAGTTGATGCCATTGCTCAAGTCACCGGCCAGTGAACTCTTTTACAAAGCGGCTGTCGGTGACCTCAAATCAGCCAAGATCGAATTTTATGACAAATATGCCGTAGGTGTTGTTATGGCAAGCAAGGACTACCCTTACAAATCTTCAGAACCTGCCGAGATCATCGTGGATGATATCCATCATCCCGACCTTGAAGGCAATGCCCACATCTCTTATGCAGGTGTGAGTCGCGGTGAAGATGGGAAGCTTTATGCGACAGGCGGACGGGTCCTGGTATGTGTGGGAGTGGGTGACAGCATTGCCGAGGCGCAGAAGCGTGCCTATATGCTGGTAGGCCAGGTCCATTTCGCCGGAAAGCAGTGCCGTACCGATATCGCGTACCAGGCGCTCTAA
- the guaA gene encoding glutamine-hydrolyzing GMP synthase, protein MKQVPILVLDFGSQYTQLIARKLRESGVYTEVVPYRESIEDIKARKPQGIILSGGPASVYAEDAYKPDEGIWDLGLPILGICYGMQLITQHFGGSVIAADHHEYGKAKLHIENENSPIFKDVAQDSIVWMSHGDRAERLPEGFEVVGTSENSPYAAIANESKHIYAFQFHPEVHHSVEGTHMLKNFAKYICGCESTWNMGSFAKEKIAQIRAQVGEKKVLCGVSGGVDSSVVAAMLHEALPKEQLICVFVDQGLLRKDEAEQVQDMFKLLDIPLITIDAKKEFMEALAGVTDPEQKRKAIGEKFIEVFDKEAGKHTDVSFLAQGTLYTDVIESVSVKGPSKTIKSHHNVGGLPDWMTFELVEPLREIFKDEVRKLGLELGLPKHMIGRHPFPGPGLAIRVMGEVNEEALRLLRESDAIMQEELRSTGYYDKVWQAFTVLLNVQSVGVMGDNRTYDNTVCVRMVESVDGMTATFAHIPHDVLEGISRRIINEIDGINRVVYDISSKPPATIEWE, encoded by the coding sequence ATGAAGCAAGTACCTATCTTAGTTTTGGATTTCGGTTCCCAGTATACACAGCTCATTGCCAGAAAACTCAGGGAATCGGGTGTCTACACGGAAGTGGTGCCGTATCGTGAAAGCATTGAGGATATCAAAGCAAGAAAGCCGCAGGGAATCATCCTCTCGGGAGGGCCGGCTTCGGTCTATGCGGAAGATGCTTACAAACCAGATGAGGGCATCTGGGATCTTGGCTTACCTATTCTAGGTATCTGCTACGGTATGCAGTTAATCACTCAGCACTTCGGCGGTTCGGTAATCGCTGCGGATCATCATGAATACGGCAAAGCAAAACTACATATCGAGAATGAGAATTCCCCCATCTTTAAAGATGTGGCACAGGATTCTATCGTATGGATGAGTCATGGTGACAGGGCGGAGAGACTGCCTGAAGGTTTTGAAGTTGTGGGTACGAGTGAGAACTCTCCCTATGCAGCTATTGCCAATGAATCAAAACATATCTATGCCTTCCAGTTCCACCCTGAGGTACACCACTCCGTAGAGGGTACGCATATGTTGAAGAACTTTGCCAAATATATTTGCGGATGCGAAAGCACCTGGAACATGGGCTCTTTTGCCAAAGAAAAGATCGCACAGATCAGAGCACAGGTCGGTGAGAAGAAAGTACTCTGTGGCGTTTCCGGCGGTGTAGATTCATCCGTAGTGGCTGCCATGCTGCATGAGGCACTGCCCAAAGAACAGCTGATCTGCGTATTTGTCGACCAGGGGCTGTTGCGTAAAGATGAAGCAGAACAGGTTCAGGATATGTTCAAGCTTCTTGACATCCCCCTTATTACCATCGATGCAAAAAAAGAGTTCATGGAAGCACTTGCCGGTGTAACCGACCCGGAACAGAAACGTAAAGCGATCGGCGAGAAGTTCATTGAAGTCTTTGACAAGGAAGCGGGTAAACATACCGATGTCTCCTTCCTTGCACAAGGTACGCTTTACACGGATGTAATTGAATCGGTCTCCGTCAAAGGGCCTTCCAAAACAATCAAGTCCCACCACAACGTAGGAGGATTACCTGACTGGATGACCTTTGAACTGGTCGAACCGCTTCGTGAGATATTTAAGGATGAAGTACGTAAGCTTGGGCTTGAACTCGGTCTCCCCAAACATATGATCGGCCGTCACCCTTTCCCAGGACCCGGACTGGCAATACGCGTCATGGGAGAGGTGAATGAAGAGGCGCTCAGACTACTGCGTGAATCGGATGCCATCATGCAGGAAGAGCTCAGATCGACCGGTTATTACGATAAGGTCTGGCAGGCATTTACCGTACTGCTCAATGTACAGTCCGTAGGTGTTATGGGAGACAACAGAACGTATGACAACACGGTCTGTGTACGTATGGTGGAATCGGTCGACGGTATGACCGCGACCTTTGCGCATATCCCTCATGATGTGCTTGAAGGGATCAGCAGACGGATCATCAATGAGATCGACGGGATCAACAGGGTGGTGTATGATATATCTTCCAAGCCCCCAGCCACAATAGAATGGGAGTAA